A window from Solanum stenotomum isolate F172 chromosome 7, ASM1918654v1, whole genome shotgun sequence encodes these proteins:
- the LOC125870459 gene encoding peter Pan-like protein — MKHCPTLTFKIHKYSLAAEIVQSQLHPRCPSDLFKNPPLIVLSGFGTREEHLKLTTFIFQNIFPAIVINTVKLSSCQRIVLLNYDKETKLIDGTTLSDYSQWVFLAESGNLCKTIKCLI, encoded by the exons ATGAAACACTGTCCAACTTtaacatttaaaatacataaatattcgTTGGCTGCTGAGATTGTTCAATCTCAACTCCATCCAAGATGCCCTTCGGATCTTTTCAAGAACCCACCGTTG ATTGTGCTATCTGGTTTTGGGACAAGGGAAGAACACCTAAAGCTCACTACGTTTATATTCCAGAACATTTTTCCTGCCATTGTCATAAATACA GTCAAGCTCTCTTCATGCCAAAGGATTGTATTACTTAATTACGACAAAGAAACAAAGCTTATTGATGGCACTACTCTATCAGATTACAGCCAGTGGGTGTTTCTCGCCGAATCAGGAAATTTGTGCAAAACCATCAAGTGCCTGATCTAA
- the LOC125869908 gene encoding receptor-like protein 35 codes for MQLHGTIPPHLGNLSFLVSLDISNNKFHGNLPEELAHLPRLKLIDVTSNNLTGVVPTSLSLLPNLQYMYLSINQFSGEIPYSLSNLTKLEVLKIKGSPRELGDLRYMTFLYLSLNQLTGCIYTTINI; via the coding sequence ATGCAACTTCATGGTACCATTCCTCCACACCTTGGAAACCTCTCATTCCTTGTTTCCCTCGACATTAGTAACAACAAATTCCACGGGAATTTACCCGAAGAGTTGGCTCATTTGCCGAGGTTGAAATTGATTGATGTCACAAGTAATAACTTAACTGGTGTCGTTCCAACATCTTTAAGTTTGTTACCTAACCTTCAATACATGTACCTTTCGATAAACCAATTTTCGGGAGAAATTCCATATTCCCTTTCCAATCTAACAAAGCTGGAAGTGTTGAAAATAAAGGGAAGCCCTCGAGAACTTGGTGATCTTCGTTACATGACTTTCTTATATCTGTCACTCAACCAGCTGACTGGCTGTATCTATACCACCATCAATATTTAA